From one Microbacterium sp. 10M-3C3 genomic stretch:
- a CDS encoding DEAD/DEAH box helicase, with product MTPEDSPAVADAPESTDADVDGATETFSSLGLHPAVLKALEDVGYETPSAIQAATIPPLLAGRDVIGMAQTGTGKTAAFALPILSHLDAGRHAPQALVLAPTRELALQVCEAFERYASHLRGVTVLPIYGGQGYGTQLSALRRGVQVVVGTPGRIMDHLAKGTLDLSELRFLVLDEADEMLRMGFAEDVESILAETPADKQVALFSATMPAQIRRISQQYLRDPEEITVTTKTATSANIAQRYLVVSYPQKVDALTRILEVENFEAMIVFVRTKNETETLAEKLRARGYTAAAISGDVAQAQREKTVNQLKAGKLDILVATDVAARGLDVERISHVVNFDLPIDTESYVHRIGRTGRAGRTGDAISFVTPRERRMLTNIERATRQPLTQMALPTAEDVNATRLTRFDEAITAALGQTERIDRFRDIIAHYVEHHDVPEADVAAALAVVAQGDTPLLLDPEADRAESFDERPARRVREGGERTDRPQRRGRPSQSHLVAYRLAVGKRQRVEPRQIVGALANEGGLRREDFGRIDIRPDFSLVELPADLPDDALNRLSGTRIGGKLIEMRRDTGGPARRGSSDRDGDRRERKPRR from the coding sequence ATGACCCCCGAGGACTCCCCCGCCGTCGCCGACGCTCCCGAATCGACCGACGCGGATGTCGACGGCGCGACGGAGACGTTCTCCTCCCTCGGCCTGCACCCCGCGGTGCTCAAGGCGCTGGAGGACGTCGGCTACGAGACGCCGTCGGCGATCCAGGCCGCGACCATCCCGCCCCTGCTCGCGGGTCGCGACGTCATCGGCATGGCGCAGACGGGCACCGGCAAGACGGCGGCGTTCGCGCTCCCGATCCTGTCGCACCTGGACGCGGGGCGGCACGCGCCTCAGGCGCTCGTCCTCGCGCCGACGCGCGAGCTGGCCCTGCAGGTGTGCGAGGCGTTCGAGCGGTACGCGTCGCACCTGCGCGGCGTGACGGTGCTGCCGATCTACGGCGGTCAGGGCTACGGCACGCAGCTGTCGGCGCTGCGCCGCGGCGTGCAGGTGGTCGTGGGCACGCCCGGGCGGATCATGGACCACCTCGCGAAGGGCACCCTCGACCTGTCGGAGCTGCGCTTCCTCGTCCTCGACGAGGCTGACGAGATGCTCCGCATGGGCTTCGCCGAAGACGTCGAGTCGATCCTGGCCGAGACGCCCGCGGACAAGCAGGTCGCCCTGTTCTCCGCGACCATGCCGGCGCAGATCCGCCGGATCTCGCAGCAGTACCTGCGCGACCCGGAGGAGATCACGGTCACGACGAAGACCGCGACCTCGGCGAACATCGCACAGCGCTACCTCGTGGTGTCGTACCCGCAGAAGGTCGACGCCCTCACGCGCATCCTCGAGGTGGAGAACTTCGAGGCGATGATCGTGTTCGTCCGCACCAAGAACGAGACCGAGACCCTGGCCGAGAAGCTGCGGGCGCGCGGCTATACGGCCGCCGCCATCAGTGGCGATGTCGCGCAGGCGCAGCGCGAGAAGACGGTCAACCAGCTGAAGGCGGGCAAGCTCGACATCCTGGTCGCCACCGATGTCGCCGCGCGCGGCCTCGACGTCGAGCGCATCAGCCACGTCGTGAATTTCGACCTGCCGATCGACACCGAGTCGTACGTGCACCGCATCGGCCGCACCGGGCGCGCGGGCCGCACAGGCGACGCGATCAGCTTCGTCACACCGCGCGAGCGCCGGATGCTGACCAACATCGAGCGCGCGACCCGTCAACCGCTCACGCAGATGGCGCTGCCCACCGCCGAGGACGTCAACGCGACGCGGCTCACGCGCTTCGACGAGGCGATCACCGCCGCCCTCGGGCAGACGGAGCGCATCGATCGCTTCCGCGACATCATCGCGCACTACGTGGAGCACCACGACGTTCCCGAGGCCGACGTGGCCGCCGCCCTCGCCGTCGTGGCGCAGGGCGACACGCCCCTTCTCCTCGACCCGGAGGCCGACCGCGCGGAGAGCTTCGACGAGCGACCGGCCCGCCGTGTGCGCGAGGGCGGCGAGCGCACCGACCGTCCGCAGCGCCGCGGCCGCCCGTCGCAGTCGCACCTGGTCGCCTACCGGCTGGCGGTCGGCAAGCGCCAGCGCGTCGAGCCGCGGCAGATCGTCGGTGCCCTCGCGAACGAGGGCGGGCTGCGCCGCGAGGACTTCGGCCGCATCGACATCCGCCCCGACTTCTCGCTCGTCGAGCTGCCCGCCGACCTCCCCGACGACGCGCTCAACCGTCTCAGCGGCACGCGCATCGGCGGCAAGCTCATCGAGATGCGTCGCGACACCGGCGGCCCCGCACGCCGGGGCTCATCCGACCGCGACGGCGACCGCCGGGAGCGCAAGCCCCGCCGCTGA
- a CDS encoding NADPH:quinone reductase — MKAIVYSSPGPSSVLSLVEREVPEPGPGEVRVRVAVSGVNPTDWKARAGSGRALAFAENVPNQDGAGVVDAVGDGVDAVAVGDRVWVQLAAHERPTGTAQEYTVVPVSRAVRLPDGIDFATAASLGVPAVTAHRALTVHEDGPARLSRGALDGRTVLVQGGAGAVGHAAIQLARWAGATVLATISSERKAQLARAAGAHETIDYTQEDVAARIEELAPGGVDHIVEVSIARNAALDAQIAANHAVIAYYADDGGDAFSMPVRPSFAKNVRVQGVLLYTVGDAALEAAAADLTAALQDGALPVGEDAGLPLTWFPLEETAAAHDAVEDATVGKVLIRVADL; from the coding sequence ATGAAGGCGATCGTCTACTCCTCCCCCGGCCCGTCGTCCGTCCTGTCGCTCGTCGAGCGCGAGGTGCCCGAGCCCGGGCCGGGCGAGGTGCGTGTGCGCGTGGCCGTGTCGGGCGTGAACCCGACCGACTGGAAGGCGCGCGCGGGCAGCGGCCGGGCGCTCGCGTTTGCGGAGAACGTGCCGAATCAGGACGGTGCGGGTGTCGTGGATGCGGTCGGCGACGGCGTCGACGCTGTCGCGGTCGGCGATCGCGTGTGGGTGCAGCTCGCCGCGCACGAGCGGCCGACCGGCACCGCGCAGGAGTACACGGTCGTGCCGGTCAGCCGCGCCGTCCGTCTCCCCGACGGCATCGACTTCGCGACCGCTGCGAGCCTCGGCGTCCCCGCCGTGACGGCGCACCGCGCGCTCACGGTGCACGAGGACGGTCCCGCGCGGCTGTCGCGCGGCGCGCTCGACGGGCGAACCGTGCTGGTGCAGGGCGGCGCGGGCGCCGTCGGACACGCCGCCATCCAGCTCGCTCGCTGGGCCGGCGCGACCGTCCTCGCGACGATCAGCTCCGAGCGCAAGGCGCAGCTCGCCCGCGCGGCCGGCGCGCACGAGACGATCGACTACACGCAGGAGGACGTCGCCGCCCGCATCGAGGAGCTCGCCCCCGGCGGCGTCGACCACATCGTGGAGGTGTCGATCGCGCGCAACGCGGCGCTCGACGCCCAGATCGCGGCGAACCACGCCGTCATCGCGTACTACGCCGACGACGGCGGCGACGCCTTCTCGATGCCGGTGCGCCCGTCGTTCGCGAAGAACGTGCGCGTGCAGGGAGTGCTGCTGTACACCGTCGGGGATGCGGCGCTGGAGGCTGCCGCGGCCGACCTCACCGCGGCGCTGCAGGACGGAGCGCTGCCGGTCGGTGAGGACGCGGGCCTGCCGCTCACGTGGTTCCCGCTCGAGGAGACCGCCGCCGCGCATGATGCCGTCGAGGATGCGACGGTCGGGAAGGTGCTCATCCGGGTCGCCGACCTCTGA
- a CDS encoding gamma carbonic anhydrase family protein, protein MEFEHLGVRPRIHPDAVVSPSAVISGDVEIGGGCQILHGAVITSEGGAVTLGTNVIVMENALIRATATNPVHIGDHVLVGPMARLSGATVEDEVFLATGTRVFNERHEEIWAAQRELDFPGYVFGLDRDTPDLMVQLTERYGRSLARHAHDRRTD, encoded by the coding sequence GTGGAATTCGAGCACCTCGGGGTCCGGCCCCGCATCCATCCCGACGCCGTCGTGTCGCCGAGCGCCGTCATCAGCGGCGACGTCGAGATCGGCGGCGGATGTCAGATCCTGCACGGCGCCGTCATCACATCGGAGGGCGGCGCGGTGACGCTCGGCACGAACGTGATCGTCATGGAGAACGCCCTGATCCGCGCGACCGCGACGAATCCCGTGCACATCGGCGACCACGTGCTCGTGGGGCCCATGGCGAGGCTGTCGGGTGCGACGGTGGAGGACGAGGTGTTCCTCGCCACCGGGACGCGCGTCTTCAACGAGCGGCACGAGGAGATCTGGGCCGCACAGCGCGAGCTCGATTTCCCGGGATACGTCTTCGGACTCGACCGCGACACCCCCGACCTCATGGTGCAGCTGACGGAGCGCTACGGCCGCAGCCTCGCCCGCCACGCCCACGACCGCCGCACCGACTGA